Within Sorangiineae bacterium MSr11367, the genomic segment GGCCCGATTTACGATGTCTCTAAGTTTCCCCGCTCGCCGCATCTTGGGAAGGATGGCGCTCGGTTTCACGAAGGACTCGTCATGATCTTCAACACTCACGGGCGGCTTCGCGCCTACCTCTTGCGAGACGGATCGAAACCGAACAAGCGCTACTTCTTCCGATACCCACCATTGAGGCACCCCTCTTTGCACTTCGTCGGGGGGACGTCTTGCAAGGGCTTTTGGCGCTCTTTGTAGAGTGCAACGATCTCTTTCGAGGCGTCGGTGCCACGGATGGGCGTCAATTCGCCGGGGTCTTCTTTGATGTCGAAGACTTGGGGGAGGTCGGCTTCGCCGGAGGCGATGACCTTTAGGTTGCCGTGGATGAAGGCGCGCTTGCGGTCGTTGTCGCTGGTGGCGGGGAGGTCGATGAGGATGTCGCGCGGGTCGGCGGCGGTGCCGCGGACTTCGGGGACGAGGCTCTTGCCGAGGAAGGAGTCGGGCGGGGTGAGGCCGAAGAGGTCGACGATGGTGGGGGCGAGGTCGATGGCGCTGCGGGGCGTGTCGATTTTGCGCGCTGTGGCGCCCGGGAGGGAGACCAAGAGGGGGACCCGGACGAGGTTTTCCCAGAGTTCGAAGCCGTGGACGTACTGTTTGTGCTCGCCGAAGGCTTCGCCGTGGTCGGCGGTGATGATGATGGCCGTGCGCGAGGCCCACGGGCGCGAGGCGATGAAGTCGAGAAGCTTGCCGACGTAGCGATCCGTGAAGGTGATTTCACCGTCGTAGCGGTCGCGCTGCGTTTTGCCCCACGAGATGCCATCGTGGGTCATGTACTTGTCGTGAGGGTCGAGGAAGTGGACCCAGGCGAAGAAGCGGCCCGAGTCGGCGCGCGGATCCGAGAGCTGGCGCTCCGCGATGGCTTCGAGCTCGGGCGAGGTGATGTTTTCGTCCGTGGTGTTGTTCCACTTCAAATTGGGAACGAGCTCCCATGAGTCGAAGCCTTGCTCCAGGCCTGACTTTTTGAAGTAGCCGTGGGCGTGCGCGCCCGACGTGTAGATTTTCGCGTCCTGAAGGAGCTCGGGAAAGAAGAGGTTCTCTTTGGCGTAGGTGCCGAAGAAATAGCCGTCGCGCTTCAATTCGCCAGGGAGGCGTCCCGAAAGGAAGCCTCCCACGCTCATCGATGTGTACGACGAGAGCGAGTACGCGTGCGTGTACTCGACGGCCTTCGAGGCGAACTCGGTGAGGCGCGGAGCGATGGGCTTCGGATAACCGGCCCATGGCATGTCCGCGCGGAGGCAATCGATGGTGATGAGAACGACGTTGAGAGCGTTGCGCCCCGCCTCGGCGCTGGATGAGGCCTGCGGGTTTCCCTGCGTCGCGGGTTTATCGGTACTCGCAGCGGCGGCCGGTGATGTGGCGCTCGCCGACGAGGACGATGGTAAGCCTTGCGCGGGTTTGGGGTCTTCTTTGCGTGCACACGCGACGAGCGCCATCGTGCAGATGGCGCCAACCGGGAGCAACGCTCTCGGTCGGTTGATCACTTGAGGAAGATACGCGCGAATGAAATGATACCGTTACCGTTCTTCACGTCACCCGCCGCTTCAACCTTCATCTTGCCCGTGTACTTGATGTTCGGGACAAGGGGATCCGGGAAGGGGAACGTGGCGTTTTGCGTGCAACTGGGATGCTTGACCTTAATCGTAACCTCGCCGGGCGGAAGGTTGTAGATAATGGCAGAGGGCAAAAGCACGCCTTTTTGCACGGAAGTGAGATTCTTATCCGGGAAGCCGTTCGTGCCGAAGTAGCGGACGATGACATTTGACGTCCCCGCATCCGTTCCGCCTGCGTCGCTGCCGGAATCACCAGCATCAGTCCCAGCATCGCCAGAAGTGCCGGTGTCCAGCTCCACTGTTGCCCCGCCATTGTCCGCGCACGGAGGAAGATTTACGACGCTAACACCGAGAGCGCCCTTCGTGCCGTCGATGCCATCCAACAGGCCTGCAAGCCCCTGGACCAGAGTCGAGGAGGGAACGGGGGTCTTGCCGCGATCCGCGTCGCCGGAGAGGAACCATTCTTGTTCAATCAGCCCTGCATGACCCGGGCCTGTGACGCGCATGAAAAACGGGTTGCTATTGCCAACAGAGATTGAATAACTCCCCTTCGGAGCCGTGGTACTTGAGGATGCCGTTTTTCCACCGAGATCGACGGTCAGCCCGCTCGCTCCGTCGCCAGAACTGCCGGGAAGAAGCTCGACGAGCTGACCTTTTTGGATCGGACTTCCGCCAGTCGAAGTATCGGAACCGGTATCTTTGCCACCATCCGGTGGCGGATTGTTGCTCGAGGTGTCATCGGACGAACATCCGACGAACGCGACGCCAAGACCAGCCGACAGGAGACCAAGTGCCGTCAATGTTCTAAATGAAATAAAGGACATGCTAATACCTCGTGGTTATTAATCGCAAAAGTCAGCGATTGAGCCGTGCTGCGTAATTATTGGTATCGTGTTCAACCCAAACGGGTAATCGTTAAGGGTCAATAATGAGAGCGCCCGCGGTGTCCGCCCCCGCAGGGGTCGAGCGCAGGTCGAGCAACATCCAGCGACCGTTGGAGATCCTGGCCGGCGAGAGCGCGACAACCGGCCGCCAGCTGGTCTGAATCGGGCGGTCTTCCGTGGCGTTGCCGGTATCGCTTGAGCTGTATCTTGAGCCACATATCCCGGATCCGAATGTCGCGGTGCACGCCATGCGGCCAACAAAACTGACGGGGCTGCCATCACGCTTTGGCGCACGTTCATCGAGATCACCCTTGGGGGAAAGGTCGTTTGGGCGCCGCTCGCAGCACGAAATACTGCGGCAACGGGAGATCTCTGTCGGCCAAGGCGGTCATTTCTTGCGTGCTCAGGTTTGAGTGGTGATTCCCACAGGTTGG encodes:
- a CDS encoding sulfatase codes for the protein MINRPRALLPVGAICTMALVACARKEDPKPAQGLPSSSSASATSPAAAASTDKPATQGNPQASSSAEAGRNALNVVLITIDCLRADMPWAGYPKPIAPRLTEFASKAVEYTHAYSLSSYTSMSVGGFLSGRLPGELKRDGYFFGTYAKENLFFPELLQDAKIYTSGAHAHGYFKKSGLEQGFDSWELVPNLKWNNTTDENITSPELEAIAERQLSDPRADSGRFFAWVHFLDPHDKYMTHDGISWGKTQRDRYDGEITFTDRYVGKLLDFIASRPWASRTAIIITADHGEAFGEHKQYVHGFELWENLVRVPLLVSLPGATARKIDTPRSAIDLAPTIVDLFGLTPPDSFLGKSLVPEVRGTAADPRDILIDLPATSDNDRKRAFIHGNLKVIASGEADLPQVFDIKEDPGELTPIRGTDASKEIVALYKERQKPLQDVPPTKCKEGCLNGGYRKK